In Rhipicephalus microplus isolate Deutch F79 chromosome 9, USDA_Rmic, whole genome shotgun sequence, one genomic interval encodes:
- the LOC142771680 gene encoding uncharacterized protein LOC142771680: MSGGAQRDAASVAAGVAAGGDAARSWRALHADLRPTGSSADTCAADLKKPSSWEPKPPPLPDADYKVILRIRGGLDCTKLHPCVLRQLVLKAVGLPISSPDQIRVNPTSHTVLVSTSSMDRADLYHNIRTLKFNGVPYEVVTHVADPVDSCRGRFHLPLDYADEEILPTLQRCNPAMTIGAARRLSTTETILVVFRGTHVPFYINYEGCTLRCRPFRLKVEACTRCRKIGHRQDVCPSTPDAICHKCGLKDSSMDHECEPVCVVCGGAHITGSPLCKQRYKTKTPKHQTPKPSEVPSSRTPSLNRSQERGPQRGRSKSKRRGPNSTPKELDFPTQSTNPHSTSHLPNPLKVSWAQAASSNCSLSQNISLEKVLAENASLKAEIQKLKLELQSRMPLSNLSQHSEPRSFIPAQSPPAVEPTIPLPPTDMDTTMPRDTSQLPPSNKRKTPATPREEESLSDTVLTLNDRINALENKTQKKFAVIESKISHIESRFTAQETGQAAINDKLDKFLDFVQTQMQQTTAWIAAVTANNPNIAVPAFSPTPPPDNGCKP, encoded by the coding sequence ATGAGTGGAGGCGCCCAGCGCGACGCGGCCAGCGTCGCAGCGGGCGTCGCTGCTGGAGGCGACGCCgctcgctcatggcgtgctctacATGCTGACCTTCGTCCCACTGGTTCATCGGCTGACACCTGCGCAGCGGATCTGAAGAAACCATCTTCATGGGAGCCTAAACCTCCACCACTGCCCGATGCGGACTACAAGGTGATTCTTCGGATACGCGGGGGTCTCGACTGTACCAAGTTGCACCCCTGTGTCTTACGACAACTCGTTCTCAAAGCAGTTGGACTTCCCATCAGCAGCCCTGATCAAATCAGGGTCAATCCCACCAGTCACACAGTGCTCGTGAGTACGTCAAGCATGGACCGAGCAGATTTATATCACAACATCCGGACCTTAAAGTTCAACGGAGTCCCCTACGAAGTCGTCACCCACGTTGCCGACCCTGTAGATTCTTGTCGTGGAAGGTTTCATCTCCCTCTGGATTACGCTGACGAGGAAATCCTTCCAACCCTCCAAAGATGTAATCCAGCCATGACCATTGGGGCCGCTCGCCGACTGAGCACCACCGAAACCATCTTGGTTGTTTTCCGTGGCACGCACGTCCCTTTTTACATCAACTACGAAGGCTGCACGCTTCGCTGCCGCCCATTCCGACTGAAGGTGGAAGCCTGCACCCGTTGCCGAAAAATTGGACATCGCCAGGATGTCTGCCCCTCTACTCCCGATGCAATCTGTCACAAGTGCGGACTGAAGGATTCCTCAATGGACCATGAATGTGAACCCGTCTGTGTCGTGTGTGGTGGAGCTCACATCACCGGTTCCCCATTGTGCAAACAGCGTTACAAGACTAAGACACCTAAACACCAGACACCTAAGCCCTCAGAAGTTCCATCATCCCGGACACCGAGCCTTAATCGCTCGCAAGAGCGTGGCCCACAGCGGGGTCGCAGCAAGAGCAAGAGGCGGGGCCCAAACTCGACTCCCAAAGAACTTGACTTCCCGACCCAGTCAACGAACCCCCATTCCACCAGTCATCTGCCAAACCCATTAAAGGTAAGCTGGGCACAGGCAGCTTCCTCTAACTGCTCCTTATCTCAAAACATTAGCCTAGAAAAAGTTCTAGCTGAAAACGCTAGCCTCAAGGCAGAAATTCAAAAGTTAAAGCTCGAGCTACAATCCCGAATGCCCCTTAGCAATCTTTCGCAGCATTCCGAACCACGATCTTTCATTCCTGCTCAATCGCCCCCTGCTGTTGAACCCACGATACCTCTTCCTCCTACTGACATGGACACTACAATGCCTCGAGACACCTCCCAGCTGCCACCCTCAAATAAGCGCAAAACCCCTGCCACACCACGCGAAGAAGAATCTCTCAGCGACACAGTTCTAACTCTTAACGATAGGATAAACGCCCTCGAAAATAAAACACAGAAGAAATTCGCCGTCATTGAAAGTAAGATTTCTCACATAGAGAGCAGATTCACAGCTCAGGAGACGGGCCAAGCTGCCATAAATGACAAACTTGACAAGTTTCTAGATTTTGTACAAACTCAAATGCAGCAGACCACTGCATGGATTGCGGCCGTCACGGCCAATAATCCAAATATAGCCGTACCCGCCTTCTCTCCTACACCCCCTCCCGACAATGGCTGCAAACCCTAA